In Ciconia boyciana chromosome 14, ASM3463844v1, whole genome shotgun sequence, the genomic stretch CCAAGGTTggtttctccccccccccccgagttGGCAGAAGGCTGCTGGAGGACACGGTGCAGAGCGTGACCCTCCTGGGCTGTCGGGGCAGCCCCTCACCAAAATACTCCGCCCGAACCCCAAACACTACCCCCCCTTACCCacaccggggtcccccccgCGGGACCGCTGCCCCACGCTGCCCAGCCCTAAAAACATCCCGGGGTGGGCTGCGGGTCTGGGTCTGCCCCACGGGCACCCCTGGTGTCACCCCCACCAAGGGGCCGGGGCAGCAGGGACGGCGTCGGCGGTACAGGGACCCTGCTCGGACACAGCGAACCCCGGAGCTCCCGGGGGGGCTGACTCGCTGCCAGTGGGAGCACCCAGCATTGGGGGGCTCGGCTCGGCCGCTCCAAGGCCCACAGgcctctgctgccctgggaccccccagggccctgcctgccccccaggcaccccctgAGCGCCCCCCGGGCCGTTTCCCAGCGCACCCCCAAAAAGAGGGGCGAGCGCGGGTGGgaaagccccccccccccctagATCGGGCAGCGGGAGAGACGGCTTCCACGGGGACCACCGGGGCCTCCCCACGGccagggggcacagccagccccccgccccgggccccccccggcccgcgggaaagccccctgcccccagccccacggggcgggccgggcccccctCCCGCGAGCCGGATCCCCCCGGTTCccccggggagcggcgcggcccAGCCGGGCCGCCCACACGGGCCGGGCCCGGGGTCCCCGCAggctgccggggcggggcggcggggggcagcccccgctcccccaCCGCGTCCCTCGGtcgccgggccgggccgaggcgACCCTCCCCCGGTGGCGGCGGGACAGCCCCCACCCTGCAGGCCCCGTGGCGGGCGGCACTCACCCGTGTAGTGCACCACGCAGGTCTGGCCGCGTTTGGGGAACGTCCGCCCTGCGGGGAGACACGCACCGTCAGCCCACCGGCACCGGGACCCGCACCGGGACCGGAACCGGCACCGGGACCGGGATCAGGACCGGCACCGGtccggcggggaggggagggagaggggagggcaTGCCGCGGCTTACCGTCGCCGGGGGCGATGGTCTCCACATGCACGCCCatgccggtgccggtgccgctcGCGCACCCGCAGCGCCCGCAGCCCGAGGGAGGAGGGGCCACGTGTGCGCAGCCtcggccgccgcgccgccatagagcccgcccgcccgccgcctagacgggccccgcccccggccccggccgccgccatCTTCCGCGCTctgcccccctcctcctccccctcccccccccgcagcctcctcttcctgcccggccccggccgccaTCTTGGCCCCGCGCGGTTGCCGGGGGAACGCGGGGCCCGCCGTGagggacccccccggggctcgggacacggtgtagtggtggtctcggtagtgttaggtttacggttggacttgatgatcttaaaggtgttttctaacctatacgattctgtgattctgggtCCTTGCAGGCTTGGCCCGTTTATCCGCCATTGGTAGGCCCAAGAAGCGCAGGGCCTGGCCGCAGCgagcctgcccagccccgggTGCGTGGCCCAGCGCAGGCCGCTGTGGAGGCCCGGGGCTACCAAAGCAGGGCTCCCAGGGAACCCCGAGGTGCCAGCGCACATCGGCCACACAGCCCAACCCCAGACAagacttttaattatttctacGGTTCCCAAGACTAGGCTGTGCCTAAATTCAGAGTGTTGGGCACATGCAATGACAGCAGCCAGAGAGCAGGTAAGGTGCTGTTTTATAGATCTATATTCTGCTCCTCACCATGCTGGCGGAGGTCAGTGCCAGCCCCGCATTACTGGGGCAGGTTCAGCAGAAGACACACAGGTTTGAACAATCTCACACTCAAAGGACTTTCTTCTGGGAACAGCAgcaactattttattttttggtcaAAAAAAGAATCGCTCCAGGCACAGGATTTTTGCCTCAAAGCGTCCTATTTCCTTACTTCAAGGAGATGAACTTGAGTGTCCACAAGGGAACAGAGAAGTTCCAAGGACAGCCAAGAGACTAATAAAAAGCCAGTATTCTCAGCAAGTGGCATTAAAATGGGACACAAGAGGAGGAGACTCTTAAAATAACAGATAATGGGATGAAGCAAGTTTTAATTGCCTCTATTCCTTGCttgcatcttttaaatactgaaataccaagggggtttttttcttgcttgatgtgatagcattattttttatgttaaagCTGCAACGCACAGATGGTGCCTGTGGTCCCTGACTTTCCATGAACACACCCATCAGCAGGGCAGATGTGTGAGGTCCAGAGTCAAGATGAAAAATAACGGGAGAAAAAGGGGCACGCTCTCATCCCTCCTGATTTATGCTATCTCGGTGAAGGGCTGGGCCTGCTCTCCCTGTAAGGACCAGCGATAAGGatctgaaaggggaaaatactGCTTGATGTATGCCCACGCTAGAGCCCTTGCCAGGCTGGCGCAGGCACGCTTGCACACGTCAGGCACTGCACCCTCCTCATGGCTCTCGCCCTGGGTGGGGTGTTCTGGTTTTTAACTCGCTGGCATAGCCTGCTCATCTTACCAGCAAGCAAGGCCACGGCAACAACCAGTACTTCAACAGGAGCTCAGAGCTCGGCCAGGTTTGATCACCCCTCAACTGCTCAGGGTCAAGACCCAGGAAAGGTCCAGGTCAGATTCTGCTATCTAAACTCTGGAGAAAGGACAAAGGCTTGAAAACAAGTGAATTCTGCCTAAACCGCTCCCTCCCCTCTGGCTCATCTGCTGGCAGAACtcacaaaataagaaataccaAGAGGGAAAAGCGTGACCATTCAGATTTAATagtgtaaaaaataaatgggacATTATTTGATATACAGAAGCATCACTCcaggcagcagcggggctggcaggcaccacacgcagcagcagctccctgctttGCAGTGGGTCACGTCCCACTCTGCAGTGGCCTGTTCGTGGCCTGTGCTGCAGGTTGGGAGCTCCAGATCAAGTCCCCTCTCCTTTGTCCAAGGAGCACGTGCCTTTGAAGATAATTCATGCCTTCTGCAGGACTTTAAACTCTCAACAATCAGGGCGTTTCCTCGATGCTCAAAGGCATTTGCTTGTTCGTAAATCCAGAGGCAGCAAGGCTGAAAGCAACGTGGTGGCAGAGGGCAGTGCATCCCAACACCTGACCGCAGGCTTAGTCAGGCGATCCCAAGGAACATCCTTCAcactccagaaaacaaaacaacaaaaaaaggaaaaaagaggggggggaaaggaggcCCTTTGTGCATCTGAGAAATTGTTCTGAATCTGGGCTGCTGCGACCATCCTGCAAGTGCCTTGACGCAGCTCTAAAACACCATCTCCCCCATTGATCGCAAAGTTGCACCACAAGACTTAAGGCTTCAAATTAATTCAGCGCACAACTGGGGAGTAATTTGCTCAGATCCTGCCAGTGTGCACCAGACTAGAGAGCTGCAAGGTCAACCAACGGTCAGATACAGCTCTAGCCCTAAAAATAACCAGCCTCACTCTCTGCTTCTGCACAAGGCTGAACACAGCTCAGCGCTACCAGCCATGAGATGGCtgatttctcctttcttcccctctctgccccctcaCTGTTGCCAGGAGAGACGTGGGGGTGCCAAGCAGCTCTCGCAAGATGCTGCTGTGGGAGATCTAGCTATGGGCTACGATTTAAAAGCGACTCAGCTCTTCTTGACATTTATTTGACACTTCTGCCATTACCTCCTGACCTGGCAAAAACCAGGACAAGCTGCCAGACACCCCACCAGCTGCTTGACCGGAGGCAGCGCAGCCCATTCCCGCAGCCACTTGCACCGAGAAGCTCCTGGTTCCCCAGAGGTGACTCAGCTAACAAAAGGCTCAGGCAGACGGGACAGAGCTGGCTTCCACCACCCTGCTGCCAGGTGTCATTGTTTCTGCACATGCTTTAAAACACTGCCGGCTTGAACTTCACCCTTGTTCAAAGAAATTCTAAACCTTTCTCTGTGAAAGGGCAGTCTAAGTACAAAGACATGCACTATCTCAGCagtatttttcctaaaaactggtcaaaaatagttttctctCAAAAACAATCCTTGTGTTCTTTGTGCACACATTCCCACAAGGTTAAGTGACACCTCCGCACCCCAGTGTGTGTAAGAGCACCGCtccggggctggcgggggcccttcctccccagcactgcagtCTCTCCCAGAAGCAGAGCGCGGATCTGCCTTGCCCAGATCTGTCAGGACCTGCCAAAAGACCGGCGAGGCCAAGCCctggagaaagcagctctggtgaggtggcagggctggggctggagcaggacccCCTCCCCATCCTGTGCCTGCCAgccaggagagggagggggtCAGGATGCAAAACAAGCCTTTGGGACATGGGAACAGGAATCAACAGGAAGCAACGACTTTCCCTGACAGCAGCACATCCTGACAGCGCAGCAAATCCGCGTCCTTCCCGATGAACTCACCCACTTCAGCCCTGGATTTATTCTTGGCTGCCGCATTGTACCTGATGCCTGTTGAAAGGAACGTGAGCACTCATGAAATGTGGTGTAAAGTCAATAGCCTCCAAAATACCCCCAAAGCTCTTTGGAAAATACACCCCTAGAGAGGATCGTAGCCCAAGCGTGGGGAGCTGGACTGGACACACGCAGTCCCTCCCCCATACAACATTTCTGTGTCAGGCTAGGACCAAGGCAGACACCCACACTAATGCTAGGTGACCCGTCTCCTTCGGGGAGCTTGAATTTACCCCATTGCCTCCATCTCCATTCtcatctgcttcctcctctcctcattGATGGGATGGAGGCAGAAGATGATTATGGCAATGAGCAGCAGGCTTATTGGGACTGGGGCCATGAGAAGCTGCAGGGTGAGAATGACGGCAGGGTTGTATGTGCAGTCTCCAGCATGGTAACCTGCAAAACTAAAGAGGAGAATGgttttccttcccccagccccaccgggTCACTGCAGAAAGGCAAGCAGGCACCTCCATTGTTCTCCTCTAGAGTCTGGTATCAGAGGCCCAGTTTTGGGGAATTCCCACTCCTGTCTGCTCCTCTTGCTCCCAGTAGGTGTTGGAAAGGCAAATTTGGATACCCCTTTGACTCATTCCAGCATCTCCTATCAGACACTCTAGAAAACAGCAGTAGAAagtgcctgtgctgggctgaCAAAATAGGGGAGATAGTGTTTGGGGCTTACTGTAAACTCAGTGTCGATATCCCCACGGCAAGGCCACCTGCAAACTTGTTGAAGAAGACGTAAAACGAGTAGAAGAGAGCCTCCAGGTTGAGGCAGCTGGGGTTCCTCAGCATGAAGTCGTCCACTGTATCTGGCAGCATGGACCTGGGGACAGACAGCCCCACAGACACGTCGGTGACACCCACGCCAGTGCCAGCTGAACTCAGCTGCAGCCACTCCAAGGCCTCTCCTTGGAGACAGAAACCCCTTGCAGAACCCCACTCTGGAGACTGTTTCATGCCTGTCCTCTGCCTTAGGCAAACAGGGCAGAGAGCATCTTAGAGAGGGTGTGGcaattgctttggaaaaagagaagaaaaacagcgCTTTGCGCAATGACTGGTGTCCTGCTGCTGAACCCGAACACAGACTGAATGATGGTGCTGGGGGACCGTGGATCACATCCCCGTCCCTTCCCAGTCCCACCTCCacaggtccctctgcagcccaaaAGCTACTGTATTGAGCAAACGGGCAGTCTTGGCACGTCATGGGTAGTTCTTTCCCAATaaccttcccctcctctctgccGGACAAGTGGCTTGGAGGTGCCTCTGCTCACCATGGTAAAAGGTAAAGCACAGCCATGCTGCAGCCTGCCATGATCACCAGGAAGACAAAGGCCAGGAAGTTGTGCATCAACTGAGTGACGGCTACCAGGGCTGGGATCATCAGCTGCAGCAGcgagaggaagaggagaaacaaaagcacacgggctctttctgctgctcacagGCAGCTTGCACCAGTCTGCCCCAACCAAAGGCCAcgctccccccttccccacacaTTTCATAAATAGAACTGCTTCTGTCCCCTGTGCAGTGCAGCGTGGAGGCCCTGGACAGGCTGACACTGGCAGCAAAACCTTCCTCATAAGTAAAGGGATGGTTATGGAGGGCAATGGAGCCGAGTGGTTAAACTGGAAAGCTGGATCTGCTATGGCTGCACCCAGTGTCTGTGAGGAAGGCATCTGGAGATAGATCCTCAATGGGCTTTGAGGAcctaattctgaaaaaaaagccaaatgggACTTCCTTGCTGacctgcagagccaggcagcagtCGGGACGTGTGTCTGATGAGCAGGCTGTTTCCCAGCCCCTGCCAAGTGTGGTGCAcagcccttccttccctccctgagCCTCTCACGGAGCTGGATGGCAGAACTCGGATCACTTGCATCAAGCATGCAAGATCCTGGAGCAGGACAGACGCCATAGGATGATGTTTGCGTGTGGACATGAGACTGGTGCATTGGTACAGCACCTGATCACACGCTGTTCACCAGATCTGCAGCCATGGAGTCTCAGAGCCCGAGCCCTTGGTTGGGTGATGCTGCAAAAAATCATTTCTCCACTGTCTCAGGGATggtcccccagcctccctgcaccTTACTGCAAAGCTCTGTGAAGCCATGGCCACTGATACCAGCAATGGCCAGACACAAGGAAGTGCAGAGCTGCCATCAACTACTGGCTTACTCCTGGTCGCCTGCAGTGCAGAGGACACCATGCTCAGGGCCACCCTTAGCTGCCAACCAGCTCTTCTCCCCAGACACCACGAACAGCTCGGGGCAAGGCTGTCTCCTCACAGGACTTCTCAgtccacagccacagccacgACCATGGTCAAACTCACCGCCAGGCCCAGTGAcgctgctgttttctttccaaatctcCCCAAAAACCACTGCCAAAAGGGAATAGAGAGGGAAGCTGTGACCTGAAGAGAGAACCAAAGGGGAGTCTCGGCAATGTCCCCCAGGACTGCCAGTCTCTGCCTGGGTGACATCCTTGCTGATGGGCAGAAGCAGCAAGGCATGACTCCATGAGGCTGAGCTGCCCATGCTCAAGGGCTGGGCTGACCCAAGGATCAACACCTCCACCAGGAAGGTCTGCCTGGGGCTCACTTACCAACATGATAAGCACTAAATGCTGAAActtcccagccagccccgcGGCATGAGTACAGAAGAAGGCAAAGATCCCCTGTGTGATCTGGGAAAGCAACGTGGAGACATTCATGGCTGGGGGTCCTGAGTTCACTGTCTGGATGACTTGCCTGGACATCTCATCCCCCAAGCTCTCCTCCTGCCACGGCAGGTCTCGCACCTGGAAGGCCAGGGATGCAAAGAGGAAGCCACACAGCAGCTGGGTGTAGGGCTTGTGTCCCATGATCATCCTCAGGCAGCTGGCAAAGGGCAGCTCAACTTTCCCCAGGGGGCTGAGGGGCCCTGAGAGGAGAGACAGCAGGGTTGGCACTGGAGCTGCCAGAATGAACATGATGGGGTAGGAGGCACAGGGGGATTGTGCCACGGCTCAGCTGGGTGAGGAGCTATCGGAGTCTGACATCTCAGTGCAGAGACAACAGCCACGGTGTCAGCTACAGGCAGGATTTTGCCACTTTACTCTGTGCACTCAGGCTGGCCTGCGTAGCTCTGCAGGCTGTGTGTTGGCGAGACCTGCTCAGTGTGAAGCAGTGAGCTGCAGACCCTGTCCCAGGCCTACGGCTCCCTGCAGGAGCTCCCAGGCAGCCTGAACCTTCCTTCCTCCGGAgcatctcccctctcctctgcgGGAGCAAGATGCTGCCAGCACAAACCAAGGAGGGTCTCAGCATCcaagtatgtgtgtgtttgaggTCCCGCACCCAGAGAGCCATCCCCCACATAGgagcccagctccctctgcctcacaccttcctctgcagccccaTCCTCACCATCCACTGCCATTGGGCACCCTCCAAAATGGAGCTAAATGGACCTTACCAGGCTGCTCCCTGACTCCAAAGATGAGAATCAGACTGGACAGGCAATAGATTGAGCTCAGGACCAGGGATGCAAATACATAGGCCTGACGCTGGAAAACAAGAGACAGTGCACAGTGACAATGCAGGTACCAcgcacagagctggcagcacgGCCAGCAGTGCCTGCCCCAGAGCTtacaggaggagcagggggcagACGGGCCAGCCCTTACCGTGTTCTCCAGAGAGTCCGTGAGGCTGTAGGTGCTGGTGTTGGGCAGGGTCTCGTTTGACACATAACAGCCATTCACCATGCGGGCATGGTAACTGCCCACAATCTGCCCCTGGATTCCTGACCCAAGGAGCGTGCTGAACACCTCCATCCCCATTCCTGCCAGGATGACCAGGAGAGAAACCTCATTCCCACTCCCTGGCTGATGGGACACATCCCGCAGGGTAAGAGACCAGCTTTGGGAATGGAATTGGAGGCACCAACATCCAGAGCTGCCTCAGAAGAAGAGACCTGCTATTTCTacctgctctgatttttttcccttggctcCAGCAGTAAATGCTCTAATGTTTGGAACCAATAAATCTGGGTCCTGAGTTCCCTAGGAATGATACAGATCtaagaaatgtttctgcagGTAAATTCTTTGCAGAAGATGACTGGTTTCATCCCTGTTTTCATATCCCTGGTTTACCCCATCCACTCTGCAGCCTGATCAAAGCCAGAGGAACTTGCTCGCCTCTCCTCTGGGGAGGGTCTCCCAGGAACGCAGGCAGCCGGGGGTTGTAGGGGCACAGACACTTACTGTAGGCAGTGGCTGAGTCACGGTCTCTCTGGGTTCCTCCCAGGAACATTGTCAGGGAAGAGTACGGCACATGGTGGCACTAGGGAGAGCACAGTTCaaacagctccagctgctgcttccctggtTTGCTGGTCACAACCCCCCTTGTCCCTACACGCAGCAGATAAAGCTGCCTTCTCTGCCACCCCTGCACACATGTGGCTTTTCACCCTCTTCTGTGATTTGCTCTGTTCCCACAAACCAGTGATAGAGAAGTTCGCATCACCATATACAGGCAGCCCAGCCGAATCCCCAGCATTAAAATGCACCGCTCCATCTCACCATCCCTGCAGGGATGGTCTGCAACATCCTGCATCCCTTACTGCTCCCCAGCTAGAGCTCTCCCAGACTCCACTCCACGTCCCTTcctggagaggctggggctgggactcCCCAGCTGACGGTGTCCCTGTTCCTTGCAGTACAGGATGATGTGTAAGACAGTCAGGCCCAGGCACCATGTTCCTTACAGTCATGCAAGTCTGGAAGAAGCTGTACATGAACAGGTACCACAGGAATTTCAGGGAGGTGGGGGTGCCATCCGAGAGAGTGGACCACATCATGCAGTAGCAGAGCACCCCGAATGGCATGGAGCACGCGATCCTGGGGAGGAAGTGGAGCTGGTCAGGTGTGACCCTCAGATAAGGTGGTCACACTTCTCGTTGCACAAGCTGAGCTACGTAGCACAGCCTCTTCCCCAACTTCCAAACCACAGCCCAGCTACTGCAAGATCAAGATCTGCGAGAGGAAGCAGCTTTGCTCAAGTGAGTGCCCATCAGTCAGGCTGGGGGGGAGGCTAAACACAAACGTTGAGAGAAAAAGTGATGTCTAAGTTGTCCAACATTTCTTAGTCTCTTGCTTAACTACTTCAAGTCCTTGCCCTGCAGCAGAACCCTGGAGGCAGCGGAAACCCTCTACCTGCAAGATCTGCCTGTGGTTAGAGCCTGGTGgagagctgctggcacagctgacTACCAAACTCTGTACGTGCCACCACACAAGACTCTTGGAGCACCGAACCCCACGGCCTCGAAAATGTGAGGCCCCAGGGAAAGAGCAAGTGTACAAGTTTGCAGTACACTCCTCTTCCATTGCAGTGACATATGGACCCCACTGCAAGTTATGTTATTTTTAGTGTCCTTGTGATGTTATGGTTTTGTAATTCTCTGTAAGCCACAATCACATTAAACTCCCAGTGAGTTGTCCCAGCTACCTCCTTGCACTAGCACTGAAGGAATTTGAACCCAGCAAAGACCCTCCTGAGGCTCCAGCCCAGACACTCACCATGGGACCAGCTTGCCATATTTTCTCCTCGGGCTTTTGCTGACCAGGAAGCCAACAGCAGGGTCAGTAACCGCATCCCAGGCTCTTCCAAAGAAAATGATCAAAGAGGCACGGAATGGCTCCAGCTGGGGGGAAATAGAAACCACAGCTTGAAAGCGAAAGAAGTCCTGGCAAAAAGCTGTGAGCAGTCAGCATGATGCAGCTCGCTCTAGCCAATGTTTCATCTGCATCCCCTGGAGACCACTCCAAGCATTGAAATGGCCCAGAAACATCTCCTGTGCACCCACCAACAATATTTACATGATGCAATTTTGACCCAGTTTGATTGCCTAATTCTGATGAGCATTTCCAAGGGCTTTGGCCACCCACCAAACTCTACCCTTGCCCCAGTCTGCTGAGCTTACACTAAGCCCCTTTGCAGATAACCCCATCTCATGTGGCCACTCACCTGCACAACATCCAATAGGAAGATTTGGAGGAAAAACCCAAGGGCGTTGCCTGTCATCTGGTAGGGAATGCCCCCAACAGCATAGCAAACCTTTCTGCAGAGCGGCAGTCCTGGCTTCTCCTGCAGCTGAGACACCAGGGAACAAGCCCACCTGAGAAATGATGCACACCTCTGGCTGACAGCTaacctccagctgctgcttacCCCATCCGCCGGGTTCTCTGAGGCCCGTTTAAACCCCGAGTCATGTCATAACCTGCCACGCACCCTCCCACGATACACATACCTGTCCTTTGGCCAGACATAACTCCACCCGATACCCACAAGCAAGGTGGACATGGCAGTTGGGCTGCCGGAGGCTGCTTCTCCATCTGCTGGTAATCTTGGTGGGTCAGGGCGCGGTGCTTCCTGCACATGACCTGCCCTcgggcagcagcctggctcgTGAGATCCTGCTCTGCAGAGTTTCATATTCTTCATAAGCCTTCAGGGTCTCTTGTCCAGCTGCCCTGAGGGGCTGGGCACATCAGCAAGCCTCTCTCCTCGCTCCAGCCCACCAGCCCACATCCACTCCTCAACCAGCCAAAGCCCCGAGGCAAGAGCTGATCAGCGGGCATCTGTCTCATTTGCTTGTCTTGGGCTTGTCTTGTCACCGGGGCCTGGTGACATCCCTGGTGTTTCACCTTGATTCTCCTCGGAGGCATGTTTGCATGAGATCACAGGCTGCTAACGTAAATGAGATACATATCTAATGCCAGACACAGAGCTATCTGCTGAGCTGGTCTAACACTGTCCTTTCCTATTCTATTGAGCCACAATCCAGTGGTTCAAGTTCTTTAATAGTAAAAGGTACAAACTGCATCAGGCTTAAAGTGATTGTAACAGAGGCAGTCCGAGAAGAGAGACTGCAAAGGCCAGAGCTCAGGGAATTTCTATAGATCAACAGGGAAAGCACAAGGAATGTTTCAGCGTGCAGGAAGAGGGCTGATGGCAAAGCCTCTATTTTATTTGGATGTGGTGAGCTTCAGTAAATACTGTACCAAGCCTCAAGTATCTGGCAAGCCCCCAGAGGCAACCTACAGCACTGActtcctcccagccccaaaATGAACTTGCTGTCTAGCATGATACATCTCTGCATCACACAAGACCAGAAGTATACTGCAGAATACAGGGCGGGACCACATAGAAAGCAGAAGGCCCGTTTGGGCTTGGCTTTCCACTTGGCTGAAGCAGCGCATGGCCTTGGCCGCAGCTCGGTTCTCCTATGAGCAGACCATTGCTACAGGTCATTGGGATAGGGCGAGCAGTGGTGGGGTCGCAGCGCAGATGCCTGGAGACCAAGGCTGACCTCCCATTGCAGCACAGGCTACCTTGGATGCTGCTCAGGGCTTAACGCAGTCATCAGCGACTCAGGTTCCTGGTCTACACCACATTTTGGCTTTCCCAATCACCgagcagctccagcacagctcagagTGCGGCAGGCAGGTTGCTGTCCTGCACCCAAAAAATACATAGCCTTTTCTGGAAAGATGTGGAAGGCTCCCCTGCTCACACAGGGCAGACGGCCATCCCAGGCGACAGGCCTGGTCTAGATATGGCTATAAAAGGCTGCGAGCTCCTCCAGCAAGAGCTCTGCAGAAGGGCAGAGAGTGAGGAGGGATGAACACTTGGCACAGGGCAGCTGTGCAAGAGGCTGGGCTGAGGAACAGACCGCAGGGTCACATGGACAGCTGGGTAACAGGGAAATCAAGTCAGGGATCGCTTCAAATTCCCACTTGCCCTCATTTCTCATGGGGTGAGGGGGCAACCTGCCGGTTCCCCAGCCCGTTTGGGCTGGAGATGGCTTCGTGTGCTGCTAACACCAGTTGCACCAACAGCCACCCTTGAGGGATGACAGACCTTCATTG encodes the following:
- the LOC140659600 gene encoding sodium-dependent lysophosphatidylcholine symporter 1-like isoform X3, with the protein product MLPGGHEDAELHRLTQEGALPQRRAVRRELQEKPGLPLCRKVCYAVGGIPYQMTGNALGFFLQIFLLDVVQLEPFRASLIIFFGRAWDAVTDPAVGFLVSKSPRRKYGKLVPWIACSMPFGVLCYCMMWSTLSDGTPTSLKFLWYLFMYSFFQTCMTCHHVPYSSLTMFLGGTQRDRDSATAYRMGMEVFSTLLGSGIQGQIVGSYHARMVNGCYVSNETLPNTSTYSLTDSLENTRQAYVFASLVLSSIYCLSSLILIFGVREQPGPLSPLGKVELPFASCLRMIMGHKPYTQLLCGFLFASLAFQITQGIFAFFCTHAAGLAGKFQHLVLIMLVTASLSIPFWQWFLGRFGKKTAASLGLALMIPALVAVTQLMHNFLAFVFLVIMAGCSMAVLYLLPWSMLPDTVDDFMLRNPSCLNLEALFYSFYVFFNKFAGGLAVGISTLSLHFAGYHAGDCTYNPAVILTLQLLMAPVPISLLLIAIIIFCLHPINEERRKQMRMEMEAMGHQVQCGSQE
- the LOC140659600 gene encoding sodium-dependent lysophosphatidylcholine symporter 1-like isoform X7, whose amino-acid sequence is MLPGGHEDAELHRLTQEGALPQRRAVRRELQEKPGLPLCRKVCYAVGGIPYQMTGNALGFFLQIFLLDVVQLEPFRASLIIFFGRAWDAVTDPAVGFLVSKSPRRKYGKLVPWIACSMPFGVLCYCMMWSTLSDGTPTSLKFLWYLFMYSFFQTCMTCHHVPYSSLTMFLGGTQRDRDSATAYRMGMEVFSTLLGSGIQGQIVGSYHARMVNGCYVSNETLPNTSTYSLTDSLENTRQAYVFASLVLSSIYCLSSLILIFGVREQPDHTGDLCLLLYSCRGAGWEVSAFSAYHVGHSFPLYSLLAVVFGEIWKENSSVTGPGADDPSPGSRHSVDAQLPGLCLPGDHGRLQHGCALPFTMVHAARYSGRLHAEEPQLPQPGGSLLLVLRLLQQVCRWPCRGDIDTEFTFCRLPCWRLHIQPCRHSHPAASHGPSPNKPAAHCHNHLLPPSHQ
- the LOC140659600 gene encoding sodium-dependent lysophosphatidylcholine symporter 1-like isoform X4 — translated: MLPGGHEDAELHRLTQEGALPQRRAVRRELQEKPGLPLCRKVCYAVGGIPYQMTGNALGFFLQIFLLDVVQLEPFRASLIIFFGRAWDAVTDPAVGFLVSKSPRRKYGKLVPWIACSMPFGVLCYCMMWSTLSDGTPTSLKFLWYLFMYSFFQTCMTCHHVPYSSLTMFLGGTQRDRDSATAYRMGMEVFSTLLGSGIQGQIVGSYHARMVNGCYVSNETLPNTSTYSLTDSLENTRQAYVFASLVLSSIYCLSSLILIFGVREQPGPLSPLGKVELPFASCLRMIMGHKPYTQLLCGFLFASLAFQITQGIFAFFCTHAAGLAGKFQHLVLIMLWFLGRFGKKTAASLGLALMIPALVAVTQLMHNFLAFVFLVIMAGCSMAVLYLLPWSMLPDTVDDFMLRNPSCLNLEALFYSFYVFFNKFAGGLAVGISTLSLHFAGYHAGDCTYNPAVILTLQLLMAPVPISLLLIAIIIFCLHPINEERRKQMRMEMEAMGHQVQCGSQE
- the LOC140659600 gene encoding sodium-dependent lysophosphatidylcholine symporter 1-like isoform X2; translation: MLPGGHEDAELHRLTQEGALPQRRAVRRELQEKPGLPLCRKVCYAVGGIPYQMTGNALGFFLQIFLLDVVQLEPFRASLIIFFGRAWDAVTDPAVGFLVSKSPRRKYGKLVPWIACSMPFGVLCYCMMWSTLSDGTPTSLKFLWYLFMYSFFQTCMTCHHVPYSSLTMFLGGTQRDRDSATAYRMGMEVFSTLLGSGIQGQIVGSYHARMVNGCYVSNETLPNTSTYSLTDSLENTRQAYVFASLVLSSIYCLSSLILIFGVREQPGPLSPLGKVELPFASCLRMIMGHKPYTQLLCGFLFASLAFQVRDLPWQEESLGDEMSRQVIQTVNSGPPAMNVSTLLSQITQGIFAFFCTHAAGLAGKFQHLVLIMLWFLGRFGKKTAASLGLALMIPALVAVTQLMHNFLAFVFLVIMAGCSMAVLYLLPWSMLPDTVDDFMLRNPSCLNLEALFYSFYVFFNKFAGGLAVGISTLSLHFAGYHAGDCTYNPAVILTLQLLMAPVPISLLLIAIIIFCLHPINEERRKQMRMEMEAMGHQVQCGSQE